A single Primulina eburnea isolate SZY01 chromosome 11, ASM2296580v1, whole genome shotgun sequence DNA region contains:
- the LOC140804357 gene encoding probable pectate lyase 12, which translates to MLPQNSILLVCLFIYISSSAAASDFWNLTVPHQHPNPEAVVQQVQRKLNDSISRRQMLLTNPPECLTGNPIDDCWRCDPNWEANRQHLADCAIGFGQAAQGGKGGRFYLVTDSSDHDTANPVPGTLRHAVIQDEPLWIIFQSSMLIKLKHELIVNSYKTIDGRGANVQITGNGCITLQYISNVIIHNVHVYNCKPSGNTNIRSTPTHVGHRGRSDGDGISIFSSRNIWIDHCALSHCTDGLIDAIMASTAITISNSYFSHHDKVMLLGHDDRYLPDSGMQVTIAFNHFGEGLVQRMPRCRRGYVHVVNNDFTQWEMYAIGGSANPTINSQGNRYTAPVDPNAKEVTKRVETDENVWSEWNWRTEGDILVNGAFFVPSGAGRSIQYAKASSVEPRAAVFVDQLTLSAGVLGGPRDNSVSMSYGGGDDSDSGSAGDGDFLGMIFGSGTTSTQSSPTTMMFLSLLIILIMICSANHPHYYSILLLLA; encoded by the exons ATGCTTCCCCAAAACAGCATTCTTTTGGTTTGCCTCTTCATTTACATTTCGTCTTCTGCTGCAGCTTCTGATTTCTGGAATCTCACCGTCCCACATCAGCACCCAAACCCTGAGGCTGTGGTTCAACAAGTGCAAAG GAAACTCAATGACTCAATATCAAGAAGGCAAATGCTACTAACAAACCCACCCGAATGTCTGACCGGAAACCCTATCGACGACTGTTGGCGCTGCGACCCCAATTGGGAAGCCAACCGCCAACACTTAGCCGATTGTGCCATCGGCTTCGGCCAAGCGGCACAGGGAGGAAAAGGCGGCCGCTTTTATCTCGTAACCGACTCATCTGACCATGACACAGCGAACCCTGTCCCCGGAACCCTCCGTCACGCGGTCATCCAAGATGAACCCCTATGGATCATCTTTCAATCCAGCATGCTCATCAAGCTCAAGCACGAGCTCATAGTCAATAGCTACAAAACCATCGATGGTCGTGGCGCCAACGTCCAAATAACCGGGAACGGATGCATCACTTTGCAATACATAAGCAACGTGATCATCCATAATGTGCATGTCTACAACTGCAAACCATCAGGGAACACCAACATACGGTCCACTCCGACTCATGTAGGTCACCGTGGTCGATCCGACGGAGACGGGATATCGATTTTCTCATCAAGAAACATATGGATAGACCACTGTGCCCTGTCACACTGCACCGATGGATTGATCGATGCTATCATGGCGTCCACGGCCATCACCATTTCTAACAGCTATTTCTCACACCACGACAAGGTTATGTTGTTGGGACACGACGATAGGTACTTGCCGGACTCTGGAATGCAG GTAACGATCGCGTTTAATCATTTTGGAGAGGGGCTGGTGCAAAGGATGCCAAGGTGTAGGAGAGGGTACGTACATGTTGTCAACAATGATTTTACACAATGGGAAATGTATGCAATTGGTGGGAGCGCTAATCCCACCATTAATAGTCAAGGCAATAGGTACACTGCCCCGGTTGACCCTAATGCTAAGGAG gtGACAAAACGTGTGGAAACGGACGAGAATGTATGGAGTGAATGGAATTGGAGAACAGAAGGGGACATATTGGTAAATGGGGCATTTTTTGTGCCGTCCGGTGCCGGCCGGAGCATCCAATATGCCAAGGCATCTAGCGTCGAGCCTCGGGCGGCTGTCTTCGTCGACCAACTCACTTTGAGCGCCGGTGTTCTTGGCGGCCCCAG GGATAACAGCGTTAGCATGTCATACGGTGGCGGCGACGATAGCGATAGCGGGTCCGCCGGAGACGGCGACTTCTTAGGAATGATATTCGGGAGCGGCACAACATCTACACAATCTTCTCCAACCACCATGATGTTTTTGTCACTTCTAATCATTTTGATTATGATATGCAGTGCCAACCACCCTCATTATTACTCTATCTTGTTGCTATTAGCATAG
- the LOC140804355 gene encoding uncharacterized protein, with the protein MVSAKGKEKVSDSGGKGKRKLSDGADDDKTGRKRKNRSGALKFFDDVSYEVDMDSDDGDDDDEMFDFDFFEDEFAPKSDNKNEPENVQPVSFIPKEEVMSEEEFERMMEDRYKPGAGFVTHAEDTYDRKRLEGNMYMPSTKDPTIWKVKCMVDRERYSAFCLMQKYVDLKCLGNKLQIISAFAPDHIKGFIFIEADKQSDIYEACKGLCTIYSTKSAPLPNSEMSQLLSVRNKSCGISKGMWARVKSGKYKGDLAMVVAVNDSRKKVTAKLIPRIDLKAMAGKFGGGIRAKRTAIPAQRLISSSELEEFRPLIQYRRDRDTNEMFEFLDGMMLKDGYLYKKIPMDSLNYWGVVPTGVELLKFESSKKDESTDVQWLSQLFGEKKKQQVQDVKQDKGGGKSKGPSSSDGKSKGSSSSDVGTSFMHDLVFFGRRDFGVVIGSEKGDSVKVIKEGSEGPSVITIKQSDLKRASFDKKLFTVVDHHSNTVSINDCVRVLEGPLKDKQGIVKKIYKGILFLCDESEQENDGYICIKGQLCEKVNSSGVASNAKGSEPGSSSFMDLPSSPKSPLSPSKSWQEKDDKCNFKRQENGMFSVGQSLRIRVGPLKGYLCRVLAVRRSDVTVKLDSQKKILTVKSEHLSEVRGRNPAISQGEDSGVVKPFDFLETHDGASGWMDGATLSTEVNNWNSGGSNERSSWSSLPTSSFSLPNESGSVDPIAGDAMKEDSGWQIKATSNQNSSWGAVSVGEKTVPNAGPVDGWGTGSGWKQATTAVSGGTSDSWGKSVEPPLDNSDDAEKNESWGKAAEKWSTAGDNCGIKVSWGQSDVSSDRQSGGLGDTSRELDKPEASTWKKDKFALRDSAVADESKWKNQDDTKKDGVGGWGKSGSAWGKGRDSELEGLSEKNQELSQWNLSEKWNDKSASVGNSVRIGISTGDWVTSGSANTSDSQTKNWDTKMVGGIATEKGQADSWNKPKPVDVDGGSSWKQDSKSLWGKQDGTSLSNKHDEGPSWCKPNEGSAGGNEWSSSKRNEDNKPSGWNMPNVSKNSGSSDWGKTSTGNVDGWNKERKPNENDKPSWTTENTSFDGQSSDWSKKGNRGSYEVSEENNLAWTSVSQDKAKDGQVAQVGSWKSEKNADGGSSIGWGQSNWLKGETPDTGGNQGSSWSGKSNWNSGNGTDRSNNLDDTGDGGRGGNWRGRGGRGDRGGFRGRGGSGRGGFGGRGDSDHGGFESRWGSDRGGIGGRGRSDREGGFCGRGGFRGRGRGDWNNSGGDLREEKLYSWNRGSNDDSEGWKSSGSRGSRNWGDKESNQGTNLNPSTQWNKPSDNSEMDTWQSKESNKGGGQSGSWGKAVSASWETASQNEPSRWSKAEPSNENKTKGCTKDRETSDSWGKDEAGSRETAQDNASSFGNWNRPKASDGGQTNDSDQNKGPSDSWGKAAGSSSWADGSSKGGWS; encoded by the exons ATGGTGTCAGCCAAAGGTAAGGAGAAAGTGAGTGACAGTGGTGGGAAGGGGAAGAGGAAATTGAGCGACGGAGCAGACGATGATAAAACTGGACGGAAAAGGAAGAACCGAAGCGGAGCGTTGAAATTCTTTGATGATGTGTCATACGAGGTCGACATGGATAGCGATGACGGCGATGACGACGACGAGATGTTCGATTTCG ATTTTTTTGAAGATGAATTTGCACCAAAGTCAGATAACAAGAATGAACCCGAGAATGTCCAGCCCGTTTCTTTCATTCCTAAAGAGGAGGTGATGAGCGAGGAAGAGTTTGAAAGAATGATGGAAGATCGATATAAACCCGGTGCTGGTTTTGTTACTCATGCAGAAGACACTTACGATCGCAAGAGATTAGAGGGGAACATGTATATGCCATCTACCAAGGATCCAACAATCTGGAAAGTCAAATGCATG GTCGACCGCGAGAGGTATTCTGCATTCTGTCTTATGCAGAAATATGTGGATTTGAAATGTTTGGGAAATAAGCTGCAGATAATTTCTGCATTTGCACCTGATCATATAAAGGGCTTCATATTTATTGAAGCTGACAAGCAATCTGATATCTATGAG GCATGCAAAGGGCTTTGCACCATATATTCAACTAAGTCAGCACCTCTTCCAAACAGTGAAATGTCTCAACTGTTGTCTGTGAGGAACAAGTCTTGTGGAATTTCTAAGGGCATGTGGGCCCGTGTAAAGAGTGGGAAATACAAAGGTGATCTTGCTATG GTTGTAGCTGTGAATGATTCTCGGAAAAAGGTGACTGCAAAGCTGATTCCAAGAATTGATTTGAAAGCAATGGCTGGAAAATTT GGTGGAGGCATTCGTGCTAAGAGGACTGCCATTCCGGCACAAAGACTGATCAGCTCTAGTGAACTTGA GGAGTTCCGCCCTCTTATTCAATATCGCCGGGACCGTGATACTAATGAGATGTTTGAGTTTCTTGATGGGATGATGCTAAAGGATGGTTATTTATACAAAAAAATACCCATGGACTCGTTAAATTATTGGGGTGTAGTTCCTACTGGAGTCGAGCTTTTGAAATTTGAGAGTTCAAAAAAGGATGAATCTACTGATGTACAGTGGCTTTCTCAactttttggtgaaaaaaagAAACAGCAAGTTCAAGATGTAAAACAAGACAAAGGGGGTGGGAAATCAAAGGGTCCGTCTAGCTCTGATGGGAAATCCAAGGGTTCTTCTAGCTCTGATGTTGGAACAAGTTTTATGCATGATCTGGTTTTTTTTGG GCGGAGGGATTTTGGTGTTGTCATTGGCTCAGAGAAGGGTGATAGTGTCAAG GTCATTAAAGAAGGCTCAGAAGGACCATCTGTGATCACCATTAAACAAAGTGACCTGAAAAGAGCATCGTTTGATAAGAAATTATTCACTGTCGTAGACCACCACTCAAACACGGTATCAATTAACGACTGTGTCCGGGTTTTAGAAGGTCCATTAAAG GATAAACAAGGGATTGTTAAAAAGATATACAAAGGGATATTGTTTTTGTGTGATGAAAGTGAACAGGAGAATGATGGTTATATCTGCATTAAAGGACAGCTATGTGAGAAAGTCAATTCTTCTGGCGTTGCATCAAATGCAAAG GGTAGTGAACCTGGGTCTTCAAGCTTTATGGATTTACCATCATCACCAAAATCTCCTTTATCTCCTAGCAAATCTTGGCAAGAGAAGGATGATAAATGCAACT TTAAACGCCAGGAAAATGGAATGTTCTCTGTTGGCCAATCATTAAGAATCAGAGTTGGACCTTTAAAGGGTTACCTTTGTCGAGTATTGGCTGTTCGTCGTTCTGATGTCACTGTGAAGCTGGACTCGCAAAAAAAGATTTTAACGG TGAAAAGTGAGCATTTATCTGAGGTTCGCGGAagaaatccagccatctcccaAGG GGAGGACTCGGGGGTTGTAAAACCTTTTGATTTCCTTGAAACACATGATGGTGCAAGTG GCTGGATGGATGGGGCCACATTGTCAACAGAGGTTAACAATTGGAATTCAGGTGGATCTAATGAAAG GTCTTCTTGGTCGTCTTTGCCAACATCAAGCTTCTCG CTTCCAAATGAATCAGGTTCTGTTGATCCTATAGCTGGTGATGCCATGAAAG AAGATTCTGGTTGGCAGATCAAAGCGACTTCAAATCAAAATTCATCATGGGGCGCAGTCTCAGTTGGTGAGAAAACAGTTCCTAATGCTGGGCCAGTTGATGGTTGGGGAACTGGTAGTGGATGGAAGCAAGCTACTACTGCTGTTAGTGGTGGTACTTCTGATAGCTGGGGCAAATCAGTTGAACCACCTCTTGATAACTCTGACGATGCAGAGAAAAACGAATCTTGGGGGAAAGCTGCTGAGAAGTGGAGCACTGCTGGAGATAACTGTGGAATTAAGGTATCTTGGGGCCAATCTGATGTTTCATCAGATCGACAGAGTGGGGGATTGGGCGATACAAGTCGAGAACTTGATAAACCAGAAGCAAGTACCTGGAAGAAAGATAAATTTGCATTGCGGGACTCTGCTGTTGCAGATGAAAGTAAATGGAAAAACCAGGATGATACGAAAAAAGATGGTGTGGGAGGCTGGGGAAAGAGTGGGTCTGCTTGGGGTAAAGGCAGAGATTCTGAACTGGAAGGTCTTTCTGAGAAAAACCAGGAGCTTTCTCAGTGGAATTTGTCAGAAAAATGGAACGATAAGTCTGCTTCTGTTGGAAACAGTGTGCGCATCGGTATTTCTACTGGGGACTGGGTTACTTCGGGCAGTGCTAACACAAGTGACAGTCAAACTAAAAACTGGGATACTAAAATGGTGGGTGGAATTGCTACTGAAAAAGGGCAGGCCGACAGTTGGAATAAACCCAAGCCTGTTGATGTTGATGGTGGATCATCGTGGAAGCAGGATAGTAAATCTTTGTGGGGCAAGCAGGATGGCACATCTTTGTCGAACAAGCATGATGAAGGACCATCGTGGTGCAAGCCAAATGAAGGATCTGCTGGTGGAAATGAATGGAGTAGCTCAAAACGAAATGAGGATAATAAGCCCAGTGGTTGGAACATGCCAAATGTTTCCAAAAATTCTGGCTCATCTGATTGGGGAAAAACGTCCACTGGAAATGTAGATGGCTGGAACAAAGAAAGGAAACCAAATGAAAATGATAAGCCTTCGTGGACCACTGAAAACACTTCCTTTGATGGTCAGTCATCTGATTGGAGCAAAAAAGGCAACAGGGGTTCTTATGAAGTCTCTGAGGAGAATAACCTGGCGTGGACTTCGGTTTCCCAAGACAAAGCAAAAGATGGGCAAGTTGCGCAAGTTGGTTCATGGAAGAGCGAAAAGAATGCTGATGGAGGATCATCTATTGGATGGGGCCAAAGTAATTGGCTGAAAGGTGAAACACCTGATACTGGCGGTAACCAGGGCTCTTCTTGGAGTGGCAAAAGCAATTGGAACTCTGGAAATGGTACTGATAGGAGCAATAATCTAGATGACACAGGCGATGGGGGAAGAGGTGGAAATTGGAGAGGTCGCGGAGGAAGAGGTGATCGTGGTGGTTTCCGCGGTAGAGGTGGATCAGGTCGTGGTGGTTTTGGAGGTAGAGGTGATTCGGATCATGGCGGCTTTGAAAGCAGATGGGGTTCTGACAGGGGTGGCATTGGAGGTAGAGGGAGATCTGACAGAGAGGGAGGATTTTGTGGTCGTGGTGGTTTTAGAGGCAGAGGACGGGGTGATTGGAATAACTCTGGAGGTGATCTGCGTGAGGAAAAGCTCTACAGCTGGAATAGAGGTTCAAACGATGATTCCGAGGGATGGAAAAGTAGTGGAAGCAGGGGTAGTCGGAACTGGGGAGATAAGGAAAGCAATCAGGGAACAAATTTGAATCCATCAACCCAATGGAATAAACCATCTGATAACTCTGAAATGGATACTTGGCAATCGAAGGAATCTAACAAAGGTGGAGGACAATCTGGCTCATGGGGCAAAGCTGTATCAGCTTCTTGGGAAACTGCCTCACAAAATGAGCCCTCAAGATGGAGCAAAGCGGAACCTAGTAACGAAAATAAAACTAAAGGATGTACCAAGGACAGAGAAACATCAGATTCATGGGGTAAAGACGAAGCTGGCTCCAGGGAAACCGCCCAAGATAATGCTAGCTCATTTGGAAACTGGAATCGGCCAAAAGCTAGTGATGGAGGGCAGACTAACGATTCTGATCAGAACAAAGGGCCATCTGATTCTTGGGGCAAAGCTGCAGGTAGTAGCTCTTGGGCTGACGGAAGTAGCAAAGGAGGCTGGTCATGA